A single region of the Streptomyces caelestis genome encodes:
- a CDS encoding RNA-guided endonuclease InsQ/TnpB family protein, giving the protein MARFRMYPTSEQVSIMLDHCAHARYVWNLAVEQHSHWSKGRGAAPGFAEQCRQLTEARREDEWLRAGNADVQQQALKDFAKAKNARFTSGFGEPTWRRKYVHEGFRVIGTDRVAEFETDGSPKLNAKGKQVMGRFVVVQKLNRRWAQVKVPGCGWVRFRMSRKGKGACLPAAKTFRVTFRNGQWHIAFAVLSEPIDVPGAGEVIGIDRGVKITAALSDGRKLNCPQLTVRERAQIRKHQRRAARAPKGSEAKTAEYAKVARLKAREADRRKDWCEKTSTMLARAYGLVRFEKLNTKNMTRSAKGTVEQPGKRVRQKAGLNRVILAQGWGLLRQRTEDKAPGRVEDVPAPFTSLRCSACGWIEKKSRKSQADFDCVSCGFTCNADENAAHNVAA; this is encoded by the coding sequence ATGGCACGGTTTCGGATGTACCCGACGAGCGAGCAGGTGAGCATCATGCTCGACCACTGCGCGCACGCCCGGTACGTCTGGAACCTCGCCGTCGAGCAGCACTCGCACTGGTCCAAGGGCCGCGGGGCCGCGCCCGGTTTCGCTGAGCAGTGCCGCCAGCTGACCGAGGCCCGGCGGGAGGACGAATGGCTGCGCGCTGGTAACGCCGATGTGCAGCAGCAGGCCCTGAAGGACTTCGCCAAGGCCAAGAACGCCAGGTTCACCTCTGGCTTTGGTGAGCCGACGTGGCGCAGGAAGTACGTGCACGAGGGCTTCCGCGTCATCGGCACCGACCGGGTCGCGGAGTTCGAGACGGACGGGTCGCCGAAGCTGAACGCCAAGGGCAAGCAGGTCATGGGCCGCTTTGTCGTGGTGCAGAAGCTGAACCGGCGGTGGGCGCAGGTGAAGGTGCCCGGCTGCGGGTGGGTGCGCTTCCGCATGTCCCGCAAGGGCAAAGGCGCCTGCCTGCCCGCCGCGAAGACGTTCCGTGTCACCTTCCGTAACGGTCAGTGGCATATCGCGTTCGCCGTCCTCTCCGAGCCGATCGACGTGCCCGGCGCGGGTGAGGTCATCGGCATCGACCGGGGTGTGAAGATCACCGCAGCCCTGTCCGACGGGCGGAAGCTGAACTGTCCGCAGCTCACCGTCAGGGAACGTGCCCAGATCCGCAAGCACCAGCGCCGGGCTGCTCGAGCGCCCAAGGGCAGTGAGGCCAAGACCGCCGAGTACGCCAAGGTCGCCAGACTCAAGGCGCGCGAAGCTGACCGGCGTAAGGACTGGTGCGAGAAGACCAGCACCATGCTCGCCCGCGCCTATGGGCTGGTGCGGTTCGAGAAGCTGAACACCAAGAACATGACCCGCTCGGCGAAGGGGACGGTCGAGCAGCCCGGCAAGAGGGTCAGGCAGAAGGCCGGACTGAACCGGGTGATCCTCGCCCAGGGTTGGGGGCTGCTGCGGCAGCGTACGGAGGACAAGGCTCCGGGCCGGGTCGAGGACGTCCCCGCGCCCTTTACGTCTCTGCGGTGTTCCGCCTGCGGATGGATCGAGAAGAAGTCGCGCAAGAGCCAGGCCGACTTCGACTGCGTGTCCTGCGGGTTCACCTGCAACGCCGATGAGAACGCAGCGCACAACGTCGCGGCATGA